One region of Chryseobacterium sp. C-71 genomic DNA includes:
- a CDS encoding DUF3575 domain-containing protein, which translates to MKGKLSVIILMFSTLIFAQESKESNWILKLNAAQLVDVVSYPTLQISAERKINPYFSINAEVGYQLYDFNKEDTILLKSKGFKTNLEGRVYLFKLLNSRIEPKRNEFFVGLQLFYRENQNTDFVDFSPTNDADVKYTDNFGTKRTAKGFNITFGNQISLSEKIVLEPFIGLGMMNRKIRNSDIQYDKTKHEIVGTGLVPLFRELNMEESSGNLFNFCFGLRIGYRL; encoded by the coding sequence ATGAAAGGAAAATTATCTGTTATCATTTTGATGTTCTCAACTTTAATTTTCGCACAGGAATCCAAAGAAAGTAATTGGATTTTAAAACTAAATGCAGCACAGTTGGTAGATGTAGTTTCTTATCCCACTTTACAAATTTCAGCTGAAAGAAAAATAAATCCTTACTTCAGTATCAATGCTGAAGTAGGGTATCAATTGTATGATTTTAATAAAGAAGATACGATCCTGTTAAAATCTAAAGGTTTTAAAACCAATCTTGAAGGTCGTGTTTATTTATTCAAATTATTGAATTCAAGAATTGAACCTAAAAGAAATGAATTTTTTGTTGGGCTACAACTATTTTATCGTGAAAACCAGAACACAGATTTTGTAGATTTTTCTCCGACAAATGATGCGGATGTAAAGTATACAGACAACTTCGGAACAAAAAGAACAGCCAAAGGTTTTAATATTACTTTCGGAAATCAAATTTCATTATCTGAAAAAATAGTTCTGGAACCATTTATTGGACTGGGAATGATGAATCGAAAGATAAGAAACAGCGACATTCAATATGATAAAACAAAACATGAAATTGTAGGGACTGGCTTGGTGCCACTTTTCAGAGAGTTGAATATGGAAGAAAGTTCCGGAAATCTGTTTAACTTTTGTTTCGGATTGAGAATTGGATATAGGTTATGA
- a CDS encoding CoA transferase subunit B: MLTKEQIAQRISKEVKDGYYVNLGIGIPTLVANYVPDNLSVEFQSENGVLGMGPFPFEGEEDADVINAGKQTITILEGGSFFDSAFSFGMIRSQKVDLTILGAMEVSENGDIANWKIPGKMVKGMGGAMDLVASAENIIVAMMHVNKAGESKILKKCTLPLTGINCVKKIVTELAVLDVTPTGFKLVERAPGVSVEHIIKSTEADLIIEGEIPEMQF, encoded by the coding sequence ATGCTAACGAAAGAACAAATTGCACAAAGAATTTCAAAAGAGGTAAAAGACGGATATTACGTAAACTTAGGAATCGGAATCCCAACATTGGTGGCCAACTATGTTCCCGATAATCTTTCAGTAGAGTTTCAGAGTGAAAACGGAGTTTTAGGAATGGGACCATTTCCTTTCGAGGGCGAAGAAGACGCAGACGTTATCAATGCCGGAAAACAGACTATTACCATTTTAGAAGGCGGTTCATTTTTCGATTCTGCATTTAGTTTCGGGATGATCAGAAGTCAGAAAGTTGACTTGACCATTCTTGGCGCAATGGAAGTTTCAGAAAACGGAGACATTGCCAACTGGAAAATCCCAGGAAAAATGGTGAAAGGAATGGGTGGCGCAATGGATTTAGTAGCTTCTGCAGAAAATATTATCGTTGCGATGATGCACGTCAACAAAGCTGGAGAAAGTAAAATCCTGAAAAAGTGTACACTTCCTTTAACAGGAATTAACTGCGTGAAAAAAATAGTAACTGAATTGGCTGTTTTAGACGTTACACCGACCGGATTCAAACTCGTTGAAAGAGCTCCCGGAGTTTCTGTAGAACACATCATCAAATCAACAGAAGCAGATTTAATCATCGAAGGAGAAATTCCTGAAATGCAATTCTAA
- a CDS encoding DUF4197 domain-containing protein: MKKTFLLAAGLLLFSVSAQAQILDIIKSTVKNQTGVDLSNPKTKPATSTTSPQTPTKTTSSVNLGSLTSTQISSGLKEALNLGVTEGVKKLGVTDGFLKNEAVKILMPEKLRVIDTKLRAFGLGSLADQGVKLLNRAAEDAVTESAPIFTKAITSMTITDAKNILLGGDNSATNYLQSKTQTQLFTAFQPKVKASLGKVGADKVWNNLISKYNTLTGNAVSTDLNEYVTNETINGVFKMVAEKESGIRNNSVMRTTSILQKVFGAQDGK; the protein is encoded by the coding sequence ATGAAAAAAACTTTTCTCTTAGCAGCAGGATTATTATTATTCTCGGTTTCTGCACAGGCACAAATTTTAGATATCATTAAATCTACCGTTAAAAACCAGACTGGTGTAGATCTAAGCAATCCCAAAACCAAACCAGCAACTTCTACCACAAGTCCACAAACTCCAACCAAAACTACTTCTTCAGTCAATTTAGGAAGTCTAACTTCAACCCAAATCTCATCAGGTTTAAAGGAAGCTTTAAATTTAGGCGTAACTGAAGGTGTGAAAAAACTAGGCGTAACCGATGGTTTCCTGAAAAATGAAGCTGTAAAAATCTTAATGCCTGAAAAATTAAGAGTGATTGATACCAAACTCCGTGCATTCGGATTGGGAAGTCTGGCTGATCAAGGCGTAAAATTATTAAACAGAGCCGCTGAAGATGCGGTTACTGAATCTGCACCGATTTTCACAAAAGCCATCACTTCAATGACGATTACCGATGCTAAAAACATCTTATTGGGAGGTGATAATTCTGCGACAAATTATTTACAAAGTAAAACCCAAACTCAATTATTCACTGCTTTTCAGCCAAAAGTGAAGGCTTCATTAGGGAAAGTTGGTGCTGATAAGGTTTGGAACAATTTAATTTCAAAATACAATACCTTGACTGGAAATGCTGTTTCAACAGATCTTAATGAATACGTAACCAACGAAACCATCAATGGAGTTTTCAAAATGGTTGCGGAGAAGGAAAGCGGTATCAGAAATAATTCTGTAATGAGAACCACAAGTATTTTGCAGAAGGTTTTTGGGGCGCAGGATGGTAAGTAG
- a CDS encoding family 20 glycosylhydrolase produces the protein MLRILLVFSLLISTCFFSQIKLNLIPYPQKVELQKGEFIIPKNLKLNQILPVKETDYLKKRLNYLQFSDSVKEERSDLTYLAFPPNDKDIANEEKYSLTISSDGITISSASNSGYFLALQTLIQLFEQYKDSGKIPAMTIEDQPKFAWRGMHLDVCRHFFTVEEVKQYIDYLAMYKLNTFHWHLTDDQGWRIEIKKYPKLTQIGSKRKESMIGAYVDNTFDGKPYGPYFYTQDQIKDVVKYATERHITVVPEIEMPGHGLAALSAYPELACTKGPFEAATKWGVFDDVFCPKEETFTFLENVLDEVIALFPSQYIHIGGDECPKTRWKECAHCQELIKKHNLKDEHGLQSYFIQRIEKHVNSKGRKIIGWDEILEGGLAPNAAVMSWTGIKGGIEAAKTNHFAVMTPGAYCYFDHYQGDPQTEPNAFGGFTPLDKVYSYNPIPAELNAEQSKYILGVQANLWTEYILDFKQVQYMIFPRLFALSEVGWGTSKPENYKEFENRVVEHFKILDKMNINYAKSIYNISGKVIPNSNGVFYELSTSQDLNGIKYTIDGSEPKSSSATYHNPIPVSKAMKVKSAYFEDGKLKSAVSSQNFTTSKTTGKKITLENQPSENYSFGGAFTLVDGIVGNVKQLGKTWLGFQGKDVVATIDLGEKTKFSEVYFNTLDNKGSWIHLAKSATVSISDDGKNFKTIKEIGKDEILSAKGKINLKVGNQNAKFIKIKIENAGIIPAGNPGADSKAWLFVDEIGAQ, from the coding sequence ATGCTGCGTATTCTTTTGGTCTTTTCTTTACTGATTTCAACGTGTTTTTTCTCCCAAATAAAATTGAATTTAATTCCTTATCCGCAGAAAGTTGAGTTGCAAAAAGGAGAATTTATTATTCCTAAGAATTTAAAACTTAATCAAATTCTGCCTGTAAAAGAAACTGATTATTTAAAAAAACGTCTTAATTATCTGCAATTTAGCGATTCTGTAAAAGAGGAGAGATCAGATTTAACTTACCTTGCCTTTCCTCCAAATGATAAAGACATAGCAAATGAGGAAAAATACTCTCTAACTATTTCATCTGATGGTATTACAATCAGTTCTGCTTCAAATAGTGGATATTTTTTAGCACTTCAAACTTTAATCCAATTGTTTGAACAATATAAAGATTCGGGGAAAATTCCCGCAATGACAATTGAAGACCAACCCAAATTCGCATGGCGAGGAATGCACCTTGATGTTTGCCGTCATTTCTTCACTGTCGAAGAAGTAAAACAGTACATCGATTATTTGGCAATGTACAAACTCAATACATTTCATTGGCATTTAACAGACGATCAGGGTTGGAGAATTGAAATTAAAAAATATCCTAAATTAACGCAAATCGGTTCAAAACGTAAAGAGTCCATGATCGGAGCTTACGTTGATAATACTTTCGACGGAAAACCTTACGGACCTTATTTTTATACACAGGATCAAATAAAAGATGTCGTAAAATACGCAACAGAAAGGCATATCACGGTTGTTCCGGAGATTGAAATGCCCGGTCATGGTTTGGCTGCGCTTTCTGCTTATCCTGAATTGGCTTGTACAAAAGGGCCATTCGAAGCAGCGACAAAATGGGGCGTTTTTGATGATGTTTTCTGTCCAAAAGAGGAAACGTTTACCTTTTTAGAAAATGTTTTGGATGAGGTCATTGCACTTTTTCCTTCGCAATACATTCACATCGGTGGTGACGAATGTCCGAAAACAAGATGGAAAGAATGTGCACATTGTCAGGAATTAATTAAAAAACATAATCTGAAAGACGAGCACGGTTTGCAAAGTTATTTTATACAGAGAATTGAAAAACATGTCAACTCAAAAGGTCGAAAAATCATCGGCTGGGACGAGATTTTAGAAGGTGGATTGGCTCCCAATGCCGCAGTAATGAGCTGGACGGGCATCAAAGGTGGAATTGAAGCCGCAAAAACCAATCATTTTGCAGTAATGACTCCTGGAGCATATTGCTACTTTGACCATTATCAGGGCGATCCACAGACAGAACCGAATGCTTTCGGAGGTTTTACACCTTTAGATAAAGTGTATTCATACAATCCAATTCCTGCTGAGTTGAATGCAGAGCAGTCGAAATATATTCTGGGAGTTCAGGCAAATTTGTGGACGGAATATATTCTTGATTTTAAGCAGGTTCAGTACATGATTTTCCCAAGATTATTTGCGCTTTCTGAAGTCGGTTGGGGAACTTCAAAACCTGAAAATTATAAAGAATTTGAAAACAGAGTGGTGGAGCATTTTAAGATTTTAGATAAAATGAATATCAACTATGCTAAAAGTATCTATAATATTTCGGGCAAGGTAATTCCTAATAGCAATGGTGTTTTTTATGAACTTTCAACCTCACAGGATCTAAACGGAATTAAATATACAATTGACGGAAGCGAACCAAAATCAAGTTCTGCAACCTATCATAATCCAATTCCTGTTTCAAAAGCGATGAAGGTAAAATCTGCTTATTTTGAAGACGGAAAATTAAAATCTGCCGTTTCTTCTCAAAATTTTACCACCTCAAAAACTACCGGTAAAAAAATCACTTTAGAAAACCAGCCTAGCGAAAATTATTCTTTCGGCGGAGCGTTTACTTTAGTTGACGGAATTGTTGGAAACGTGAAGCAATTGGGAAAAACGTGGCTGGGTTTTCAGGGAAAAGATGTTGTGGCAACGATTGATTTAGGAGAAAAAACAAAGTTTTCAGAAGTTTATTTCAATACATTAGACAACAAAGGAAGCTGGATTCATCTGGCAAAATCGGCGACAGTGTCAATTTCAGATGACGGAAAAAATTTTAAAACCATCAAAGAAATCGGAAAAGATGAAATTCTTTCAGCAAAAGGAAAAATTAATC